The uncultured Cohaesibacter sp. genome window below encodes:
- a CDS encoding uracil-xanthine permease family protein, protein MSEESTSVGEPAREGLGRQVLLGAQMLFVAFGSLVLVPILTGLSSSVALFTAGAGTLLFQLVTKRSVPVFLASSFAFIAPIIYGSKQWGIPATMSGLFAAGLVYVALSLLVRWKGQRIIDRLLPPVVIGPVIMVIGLSLAPVALNMAQGKTSDGSVQLVPFDQAVVIALVSVGVTIMVTLLGKGMFKLVPILFGIVSGYIVSVLFGVVDFSAISAAPVVAVPPFVFPEFNLEAILFILPVAIAPAIEHIGDIAAISGVAKKDFFAKPGLKNTLLGDGLATSLAALFGGPPNTTYSEVTGAVALTKAFNPAIMTFAAIWAVVLSFSGTLGAVLSTIPVPVMGGIEVILFGAIAVIGVSTLLKVGDALTDARNLIIASVVLVIGIGGLEVGIGGFAIKGIGLCAIVAVILNLILPQQKH, encoded by the coding sequence ATGTCCGAAGAGTCTACTTCGGTTGGCGAACCGGCCCGCGAGGGATTGGGTCGTCAAGTGCTGTTGGGTGCGCAAATGCTGTTCGTGGCATTCGGCTCCCTCGTTCTGGTTCCGATTCTCACTGGCTTGAGTTCTTCTGTCGCCCTGTTCACGGCGGGGGCGGGAACCCTGCTGTTCCAATTGGTCACGAAGCGCTCTGTTCCGGTCTTTCTGGCATCCTCCTTTGCGTTCATCGCGCCGATCATCTACGGCTCGAAGCAATGGGGTATTCCGGCCACCATGTCCGGATTGTTCGCGGCCGGGCTGGTTTATGTGGCGCTGTCCTTGCTGGTGCGCTGGAAGGGGCAGCGGATCATCGATCGGCTGCTGCCGCCGGTTGTCATTGGCCCGGTCATCATGGTCATCGGCCTTTCTCTGGCTCCAGTTGCGCTCAACATGGCGCAGGGCAAAACGAGCGATGGGTCCGTTCAGCTGGTGCCGTTTGATCAGGCTGTCGTGATTGCGCTGGTTTCTGTCGGTGTGACGATCATGGTAACCCTTTTGGGCAAGGGCATGTTCAAACTGGTCCCGATCCTTTTCGGTATCGTGTCCGGCTATATCGTCAGTGTGCTGTTTGGTGTGGTCGATTTCTCGGCCATCTCGGCTGCGCCGGTGGTTGCCGTGCCACCCTTCGTGTTTCCTGAGTTCAACCTGGAAGCGATCCTGTTCATCCTGCCGGTTGCCATTGCACCTGCGATTGAACATATCGGCGATATCGCTGCCATTTCCGGCGTTGCGAAGAAGGATTTCTTTGCCAAACCGGGCCTCAAGAACACTCTGCTTGGCGACGGTCTTGCCACCAGCCTTGCGGCCCTGTTTGGCGGGCCTCCCAACACCACCTATTCGGAAGTGACGGGTGCTGTTGCGCTGACCAAGGCCTTCAATCCGGCAATCATGACCTTTGCGGCCATCTGGGCGGTTGTACTATCCTTCTCGGGCACGTTGGGTGCTGTGCTGTCGACCATTCCGGTTCCGGTCATGGGCGGCATCGAGGTGATCCTGTTCGGAGCGATTGCCGTGATCGGTGTTTCCACCCTGCTCAAGGTTGGCGATGCTCTCACCGACGCGCGTAACCTGATCATTGCCTCTGTGGTGCTGGTGATCGGTATCGGCGGTCTGGAAGTCGGTATCGGCGGTTTTGCCATCAAGGGCATCGGTCTCTGCGCCATTGTCGCGGTGATCCTCAACCTGATCCTGCCGCAACAGAAGCACTGA
- a CDS encoding TIGR00366 family protein yields MIHRKGRNFMENVKRSDTGSFLWRFSKKFNFAADKLIPESFVFALILTAIVFVLAFFLTEAGPMKIIESWYGGLWSMISFAFQMTIMVVLTSMAAKSPQLERILSSIASAPKSATSAYIILIVFATVSSWINWAFGTILSPVLAMYLSKNIKGVHFPLMIAVGYACMVMVQPICPSISAVALLASPDHFMVDQVGVMPVSETAFNPLGLIMVAILFVVTLVVTINTTPPEEEVIVFDGEINLQVEGEVEANDTIADKMNNSRLVLGVFSLIGVIYFVYHFLTGNGLTLNFIIFIFLIADLILYKTPKKFVDAVKHNMVLAANVMIQFPFYGGIMGVMAKTGLTGVLANGMIFMASEHTIYWFSYVSASIVNLFVPSQGGQWIVQGPILVEAAKAFDAHMPSIVTAFMMGDEATNLIQPLYIIPALALVDIELKKVWGFMAFIWFMWFVASSIGLVLIPMLL; encoded by the coding sequence ATGATACATCGTAAAGGGAGGAACTTTATGGAGAACGTCAAGAGGTCTGATACAGGGTCATTTTTATGGCGCTTTTCGAAGAAATTCAATTTTGCAGCGGACAAGCTCATTCCTGAGTCTTTTGTCTTCGCGCTCATTCTGACGGCAATCGTATTTGTTCTAGCCTTCTTCCTGACGGAAGCTGGCCCAATGAAGATCATCGAATCCTGGTACGGTGGTCTGTGGTCGATGATTTCTTTTGCCTTCCAGATGACCATCATGGTGGTTCTGACCAGCATGGCAGCGAAATCACCCCAGCTCGAACGTATTTTGTCATCTATCGCCAGCGCGCCAAAGTCCGCGACCAGCGCATATATCATTCTGATTGTCTTTGCGACAGTGTCCAGCTGGATCAACTGGGCCTTCGGAACGATCCTGTCGCCGGTTCTCGCCATGTATCTTTCAAAGAACATCAAAGGGGTCCATTTCCCTCTGATGATTGCTGTCGGATATGCCTGCATGGTGATGGTGCAACCGATTTGCCCGAGTATTTCGGCTGTTGCACTGCTGGCTTCACCCGATCACTTCATGGTTGATCAGGTTGGTGTCATGCCTGTCAGCGAAACGGCTTTCAATCCGCTTGGCCTGATCATGGTTGCAATCCTGTTTGTCGTGACGTTGGTCGTTACCATCAACACCACGCCGCCGGAAGAAGAAGTGATTGTATTTGATGGCGAGATCAATCTTCAGGTGGAAGGTGAGGTAGAAGCCAATGACACCATTGCAGACAAGATGAACAACAGCCGTCTTGTGCTGGGTGTCTTCTCTCTGATCGGTGTCATCTATTTTGTCTATCATTTCCTGACCGGTAACGGTCTGACGCTGAACTTCATCATTTTCATCTTCCTCATTGCAGACCTGATCCTCTACAAGACACCGAAGAAATTTGTTGATGCCGTCAAGCATAATATGGTGTTGGCTGCAAACGTGATGATCCAGTTTCCGTTCTATGGCGGGATCATGGGGGTCATGGCAAAGACTGGCCTGACGGGTGTTCTTGCCAACGGCATGATTTTCATGGCCAGTGAACACACGATCTATTGGTTCTCCTACGTATCTGCTTCGATTGTGAACCTGTTCGTGCCGTCCCAGGGTGGGCAGTGGATTGTTCAGGGCCCAATTCTTGTGGAAGCTGCCAAGGCATTCGATGCTCACATGCCATCTATCGTTACTGCTTTCATGATGGGTGACGAAGCGACCAACCTTATTCAGCCGCTTTATATCATTCCGGCGCTGGCGCTGGTTGATATCGAGCTGAAAAAGGTTTGGGGCTTCATGGCGTTCATCTGGTTCATGTGGTTCGTGGCCTCTTCGATCGGTCTCGTCCTGATTCCGATGCTGCTCTAG
- the fghA gene encoding S-formylglutathione hydrolase, translating into MKLVSTAKAFGGEQRVYRHASKATGTEMEFAVFLPREALEGFFCPTLFYLSGLTCSWEEVTMQGLPQMHAAEHGLIFVAPDTSPRGDAVPDVESYDLGQAASFYLNATQKPWSDHYRMEDYLTAELPRLLIDALPVDEDAFGITGHSMGGHGALTLAMRHPTLFHSVSAFAPITNPVLCSWGRQAFAAYLGDNEALWEAHDACALVASAGWEGGILIDQGLSDEYLEDQLKPWAFEKACRTSGIDLTMRLHGGYDHYYHFVASFMADHIKWHAERLE; encoded by the coding sequence ATGAAACTTGTTTCTACAGCCAAGGCTTTCGGAGGAGAGCAAAGGGTCTATCGTCACGCGTCCAAGGCGACGGGGACCGAAATGGAGTTTGCCGTTTTTCTGCCAAGGGAGGCGCTAGAGGGCTTCTTTTGCCCGACGCTCTTCTATCTCTCCGGTCTGACCTGTAGTTGGGAAGAGGTAACCATGCAGGGGCTGCCGCAAATGCATGCTGCAGAGCATGGTCTTATCTTTGTGGCACCGGACACGAGTCCGCGCGGGGATGCTGTTCCTGATGTCGAGTCCTACGATCTGGGACAGGCCGCCAGCTTCTATCTCAATGCAACGCAAAAACCGTGGTCTGATCATTATCGGATGGAAGACTATCTGACGGCCGAGTTGCCCCGGTTGCTGATCGATGCCTTGCCCGTGGATGAAGATGCCTTTGGCATTACCGGTCATTCGATGGGGGGGCATGGGGCCCTGACGCTGGCCATGCGTCACCCGACACTGTTCCATTCTGTGTCGGCCTTTGCACCGATTACCAATCCGGTGCTGTGCAGCTGGGGGCGGCAGGCGTTTGCCGCCTATCTTGGCGACAACGAGGCTCTTTGGGAAGCCCATGATGCCTGTGCTCTGGTTGCTTCTGCTGGTTGGGAGGGAGGTATCCTGATTGATCAGGGCTTGTCTGACGAATATCTGGAAGATCAGCTGAAGCCATGGGCCTTCGAGAAGGCTTGCAGAACCTCCGGGATAGACCTCACGATGCGCCTGCATGGCGGTTACGATCACTACTATCATTTCGTGGCAAGCTTCATGGCGGATCATATCAAATGGCATGCTGAGCGACTGGAATAG
- a CDS encoding LysR family transcriptional regulator, which translates to MSKLDFDWNAIRSFLRVAKTGTLSAAAADLGLSQPTVGRHISRLEESLGLRLFDHNQSGFELTEAGEQLLEAANHMALSAADVQRRAKAANPVRESVRLTIEVRPWSLCLASRNIDRLAPASEQERGAPPINFTFLSQDEYLSISRLEADLAIRNRVPKQGNLISVKLGYLTYRIFGSEQYCKQHPDAFDPARWARQDWVGFGHTRPHSSSHKVIASILDGKSPRFIANQQEGLIDMIARGNAIGLLPAWIGHEEGFIELSEEVFHPQEAWLIYHPDLRAHPVKRHVKDRLQALVSETLARYFDGRLPAD; encoded by the coding sequence GTGAGCAAGTTGGATTTTGACTGGAATGCCATCCGTTCCTTTCTGCGCGTCGCCAAGACGGGAACCCTGAGTGCGGCGGCTGCCGACCTTGGCCTCTCTCAACCGACCGTCGGCAGACACATATCACGCCTCGAAGAAAGCCTTGGGCTGCGTCTGTTCGATCACAACCAGTCCGGTTTCGAGTTGACCGAGGCGGGAGAACAACTGCTCGAGGCAGCCAACCACATGGCCCTGTCGGCCGCCGATGTTCAGCGCCGAGCAAAGGCCGCCAATCCTGTCCGGGAATCGGTGCGGCTGACCATTGAGGTGCGGCCCTGGTCCCTGTGTCTTGCGTCCCGCAACATCGACAGGCTGGCGCCGGCGAGCGAACAGGAGCGAGGCGCTCCCCCGATCAATTTCACCTTCCTGTCGCAGGATGAATATCTCAGCATTTCCCGTCTGGAGGCTGATCTGGCCATCCGCAACCGAGTGCCCAAGCAGGGCAACCTCATTTCGGTCAAGCTCGGCTATCTGACCTATCGGATCTTTGGCTCCGAGCAATATTGCAAACAGCATCCCGACGCCTTCGATCCCGCACGCTGGGCGCGGCAGGATTGGGTCGGCTTTGGCCACACTCGCCCGCATTCGAGCTCCCACAAGGTCATCGCCTCGATCCTTGACGGCAAGTCGCCGCGCTTCATTGCCAACCAGCAGGAAGGGCTCATCGACATGATCGCACGGGGCAACGCGATCGGTCTCCTCCCCGCCTGGATCGGTCATGAGGAGGGGTTCATCGAACTGAGCGAAGAGGTCTTTCACCCGCAGGAGGCCTGGCTCATCTATCACCCGGATCTCAGAGCCCACCCGGTCAAGCGCCATGTCAAGGACAGGCTGCAGGCTCTGGTCAGCGAAACACTGGCCAGATATTTCGACGGCAGGCTTCCGGCGGACTGA
- a CDS encoding creatininase family protein gives MIKAVWSEMGRDDFADPALADAIAVLPIAAVEQHGPHLPTGTDAFLAEGYIAAVLRQKPEDLPILFLPVQQVGWSEEHLDGAGTLTSNWQHLLPLWTDICLSVKRCGIRRLIIINSHGGNVPLMDILMQDLRVHHGMIASATNWLRLGYPEGLFDADEIAYGIHGGDVETSMMLALRPDLVMMDKAASFASHQKDMVESNVHLRYYGRKPMGWMATDLNDEGVVGAASDANALKGQQLIDHIAGQFIVYAREVAKVALPAS, from the coding sequence ATGATCAAGGCTGTCTGGAGCGAGATGGGGCGGGACGATTTCGCTGATCCGGCACTTGCCGATGCCATTGCTGTTCTTCCCATTGCTGCCGTCGAGCAGCATGGGCCGCATTTGCCCACCGGTACAGATGCCTTTCTGGCCGAGGGCTATATCGCGGCGGTTCTCAGACAGAAGCCGGAGGATCTGCCGATCCTCTTTCTCCCCGTGCAGCAGGTCGGCTGGTCGGAAGAGCATCTTGATGGTGCCGGCACCCTGACATCGAACTGGCAGCACCTTCTGCCGCTCTGGACCGACATCTGCCTGTCGGTGAAGCGCTGCGGGATCAGGCGGCTCATCATCATCAACAGCCACGGTGGCAATGTGCCCCTGATGGACATTCTCATGCAGGACCTCAGAGTGCATCACGGTATGATCGCCTCTGCCACCAACTGGTTGCGGCTCGGATATCCCGAAGGCCTGTTCGATGCCGATGAAATCGCCTATGGCATCCATGGCGGGGATGTCGAGACATCGATGATGCTGGCGTTGCGACCTGATCTGGTGATGATGGACAAGGCTGCCAGCTTTGCGTCGCACCAGAAGGACATGGTCGAAAGCAATGTTCATCTGCGCTACTATGGCCGCAAGCCGATGGGCTGGATGGCGACGGACCTCAATGACGAAGGCGTTGTCGGGGCCGCGTCGGATGCCAATGCGCTGAAGGGGCAGCAACTGATTGACCATATCGCGGGGCAATTTATCGTCTATGCTCGTGAAGTTGCAAAAGTTGCTCTTCCTGCCTCTTGA
- a CDS encoding transposase, whose protein sequence is MLKPIHAQESCKAALQKTDAVVADLHIKRMVRAANLNAESIGETLNYCAFPDSHWQKIHTNILPERIMKEIQRRTRVVGKIPDGQSCLCLATARLRYIAANKWSTRKYVNMEPLFAEQNQTEGALA, encoded by the coding sequence ATGCTCAAACCCATTCATGCGCAGGAAAGCTGCAAGGCAGCCCTACAAAAGACCGATGCAGTCGTCGCAGATCTTCATATAAAGCGCATGGTCCGGGCCGCTAATTTGAACGCGGAAAGCATCGGCGAAACACTCAACTACTGTGCCTTCCCGGACAGTCACTGGCAAAAGATCCACACCAACATTCTACCGGAGCGGATTATGAAAGAGATCCAGCGCCGCACGCGCGTGGTCGGGAAAATTCCAGACGGGCAGTCATGCCTGTGCCTGGCCACGGCTAGGCTCAGGTATATAGCGGCCAACAAATGGTCAACACGCAAATACGTAAACATGGAGCCGCTCTTTGCAGAGCAAAATCAAACCGAAGGAGCCTTAGCCTGA
- a CDS encoding pyridoxal phosphate-dependent aminotransferase codes for MLHPVDNFLRLGDENAFAVLARANQLASEGKDIINLGIGQPDFKTPDHIVEAAIAALKAGEHGYTPAVGIPQLREVVAADLKARHGATISPDRIMIMPGGKVTMYMAITLFGRPGVDILYPDPGFPIYRSMIEFTGARPVPVPLREENGFAFSADELLSLITRDTRLIIVNSPSNPTGGVTPKSEIDKLVKGLADFPDVAIMSDEIYSRMTFDGLEHQSLTSYPELEDRLILLNGWSKTYAMTGWRLGFSVWPKSLYDHVRKLAVNSYSCVNSATQFAGIAAITGPQDAADAMMAEFDTRRKAVVAALNELPNVSCVMPKGAFYAFPNVSGTGFKAKELSSRLLEEAGVATISGPDFGVYGEGYIRLSYANSLENILKAVERMGDFLETNRP; via the coding sequence ATGCTCCACCCCGTCGACAATTTCCTCCGCCTTGGCGACGAAAACGCCTTCGCCGTGCTCGCCCGCGCCAACCAGTTGGCCAGCGAAGGCAAGGATATCATCAACCTCGGCATCGGACAGCCGGATTTCAAGACACCAGATCATATTGTCGAGGCCGCCATCGCCGCGCTGAAAGCCGGAGAGCATGGCTACACTCCGGCAGTGGGCATCCCTCAGCTCAGAGAAGTTGTGGCCGCAGACCTCAAGGCGCGGCACGGTGCGACCATTTCGCCTGACCGCATCATGATCATGCCAGGTGGCAAGGTCACCATGTATATGGCCATCACGCTGTTCGGCAGGCCCGGCGTCGATATCCTCTATCCCGACCCGGGCTTTCCCATCTACCGCTCGATGATCGAGTTCACGGGAGCCCGCCCCGTCCCGGTGCCACTGCGCGAGGAAAACGGTTTTGCCTTCTCGGCCGATGAATTGCTGTCGCTAATTACCAGGGACACGCGCCTCATCATCGTCAACAGCCCGTCCAACCCGACCGGCGGCGTCACGCCCAAGAGCGAGATCGACAAGCTGGTCAAGGGACTGGCCGATTTTCCAGATGTCGCCATCATGTCGGACGAGATCTATTCGCGCATGACCTTCGATGGCCTCGAACATCAAAGCCTCACCTCCTATCCGGAACTGGAAGACAGGCTGATCCTTTTGAACGGCTGGTCCAAGACCTATGCCATGACCGGGTGGCGCCTTGGCTTCTCGGTATGGCCGAAAAGCCTCTATGATCATGTCCGCAAGCTGGCGGTCAATTCCTATTCCTGCGTCAATTCGGCCACCCAGTTCGCCGGGATTGCCGCCATTACCGGCCCGCAAGATGCAGCAGACGCGATGATGGCCGAGTTCGACACCCGCCGCAAAGCCGTCGTCGCCGCTCTTAACGAACTGCCCAATGTCTCCTGTGTCATGCCGAAGGGCGCCTTCTACGCCTTCCCCAACGTGTCCGGGACAGGTTTCAAGGCCAAGGAGCTTTCCTCGCGGCTGCTGGAAGAGGCTGGCGTTGCCACCATCAGCGGCCCGGATTTTGGTGTCTATGGCGAAGGCTATATTCGGCTGTCCTATGCCAACAGCCTTGAGAATATTCTGAAGGCCGTCGAGCGCATGGGCGATTTCCTCGAAACCAATCGCCCCTAA
- a CDS encoding transposase, with protein MPKLCRQTFETAIIERYQRRESSVEEALIKSYLAGVSVRRVEDITDTLWGTLPWYPGRGFEPEQEDIRQDRGMAPAHPEGEHPSLHLNGIVMKRRAVANNRDGYRKILAYAKEPRKISPTGPQSCGIWLTVACRMFNW; from the coding sequence ATGCCGAAGCTATGCCGCCAGACCTTCGAGACAGCGATTATCGAGCGCTATCAGCGCCGGGAAAGCAGTGTAGAAGAGGCTTTGATAAAATCGTATCTGGCGGGTGTTTCCGTTCGTAGGGTTGAAGATATCACCGACACTCTGTGGGGCACCCTGCCCTGGTATCCCGGGCGCGGTTTCGAACCTGAACAAGAAGATATACGCCAGGATCGAGGAATGGCACCTGCGCACCCTGAGGGAGAACATCCCTCTCTTCATCTGAACGGAATCGTGATGAAACGGCGAGCCGTTGCGAACAACAGGGACGGCTATCGGAAGATATTGGCATATGCAAAGGAGCCAAGGAAGATAAGTCCGACTGGTCCTCAGTCCTGCGGCATCTGGTTGACCGTGGCCTGTAGGATGTTCAATTGGTGA